From the genome of Deinococcus sp. AJ005, one region includes:
- a CDS encoding Uma2 family endonuclease: MTSSALQKMSETEYLRTEELSPFKREYVDGFVYALHGEDTPNAQAGALSKHGLIGTNLVAALHRPALRQRCKVYASDMQVRIQARGARYHYPDVVLTCEDMDDDARSASSPCFIVEVLSQGTQVIDRGQKLSDYTALPSLQGYLMVDTATRAARLYTRQGEGWGEQYVEDTETLRLPCVDVELTLDELYEGTRL, translated from the coding sequence ATGACCAGTTCGGCCCTCCAGAAAATGAGCGAGACGGAATACCTCCGCACGGAGGAACTCAGTCCGTTCAAGCGGGAGTATGTGGACGGATTCGTGTACGCCCTGCATGGCGAGGACACCCCAAACGCTCAGGCTGGAGCGCTGAGCAAACACGGCCTGATCGGCACAAACCTAGTTGCCGCCCTGCACCGTCCAGCATTGCGCCAGAGGTGCAAGGTATACGCCAGCGACATGCAGGTGAGAATCCAGGCCAGGGGAGCGCGCTATCACTATCCCGATGTGGTGCTGACCTGCGAGGACATGGATGATGATGCCCGCTCCGCCAGCAGCCCTTGTTTTATCGTCGAGGTGCTGAGCCAGGGGACGCAGGTGATAGACCGGGGCCAGAAGTTATCGGACTACACCGCGCTGCCCAGCCTTCAGGGCTATCTGATGGTGGACACGGCCACCCGCGCCGCCCGCCTGTATACCCGCCAGGGCGAGGGCTGGGGCGAACAGTACGTCGAGGACACTGAAACGCTCCGGCTTCCATGCGTGGACGTGGAATTGACGCTGGACGAGCTGTACGAGGGGACGAGGCTCTAG